One part of the Geoalkalibacter sp. genome encodes these proteins:
- the mltA gene encoding murein transglycosylase A, which translates to MRLRRLSLGVLLVGWLGGCLPAPPETVVPPEPRAPREATTYDRLDGWAEGDPRPGFEVFRKSCRAIGRRDQWREVCEIAAGVDGNDRVAVLRFFHEHFTPHRLQKPDGETSGLITGYYVPNLRGSRTPTQRYAYPLYAPPEDMLTIDLRSVYPQLGEYRLRGRVEGRKVVPYYSRAEIEAGKGALQGKELFWVEDPVELFFLHIQGSGRIQLENGEGVMVNYADQNGHPYRSIGRLLLERGEMTRDQMSMQNIRAWARNNPERTAALLNENPSYVFFRELPGEVDNPPGALGINLTPGYSLAVDPKFVPLGAPVFLSTSWPLEERPLRRLMGAQDTGGAIKGEVRGDFYWGLGDEGGHYAGRMRQQGQMWVLLPRGFEDK; encoded by the coding sequence ATGAGACTACGACGTTTGAGCCTTGGAGTCCTGCTGGTCGGCTGGTTGGGCGGCTGTCTGCCCGCACCGCCCGAGACAGTTGTCCCCCCGGAGCCGCGTGCGCCGCGCGAGGCCACCACCTACGACCGTCTCGACGGCTGGGCCGAGGGCGATCCGCGTCCCGGGTTCGAGGTATTTCGCAAGAGCTGCCGGGCCATCGGCCGGCGCGACCAATGGCGCGAGGTCTGCGAAATCGCAGCTGGGGTCGACGGCAACGACCGTGTGGCGGTGCTGCGCTTTTTTCATGAACATTTCACGCCCCATCGTTTGCAGAAACCCGACGGCGAAACCTCGGGGCTCATCACCGGCTACTATGTGCCCAACCTGCGCGGCAGCCGCACGCCCACCCAGCGCTACGCCTATCCGTTGTATGCGCCGCCCGAGGACATGCTGACCATCGATCTGCGCTCGGTCTACCCGCAACTCGGCGAATACCGCCTGCGCGGGCGCGTCGAGGGGCGCAAGGTGGTGCCCTATTACAGCCGCGCCGAGATCGAGGCGGGCAAGGGGGCGCTTCAGGGCAAGGAGCTGTTCTGGGTGGAAGATCCGGTGGAGCTGTTTTTCCTGCACATTCAGGGCTCGGGGCGCATCCAGCTGGAAAACGGCGAGGGCGTGATGGTCAATTACGCCGATCAGAACGGCCATCCCTATCGCTCCATCGGGCGACTGCTGTTGGAGCGCGGCGAAATGACCCGCGATCAGATGTCCATGCAGAATATCCGTGCCTGGGCGCGCAACAATCCCGAGCGCACCGCCGCGTTGCTCAACGAAAATCCCAGCTACGTTTTTTTTCGCGAACTGCCCGGCGAGGTGGACAATCCCCCCGGAGCCCTGGGCATAAATCTCACTCCCGGTTACAGTCTGGCCGTCGATCCCAAGTTCGTGCCCCTGGGCGCGCCGGTGTTTCTTTCCACCTCCTGGCCCCTGGAGGAGCGTCCCCTGCGCCGGTTGATGGGCGCCCAGGACACGGGCGGCGCCATCAAGGGCGAGGTGCGCGGCGATTTCTATTGGGGCCTGGGTGATGAGGGCGGGCACTATGCCGGGCGCATGCGCCAGCAGGGCCAGATGTGGGTGCTGCTGCCGCGCGGATTCGAGGATAAATAA
- a CDS encoding metallophosphoesterase gives METSENFNPTSAKTLSRRTFLAVTGLGAGGLGAGLGRGFWHEPQAVRVEHLRLPLAKMTGGARVRFVQLSDLHIQSFESYHRKVADLVNNLAADLILITGDFLDRERNLAAVRQFVELLRAPRGIFAVQGNWEYWARIEGENLRQAFARWGVTLLINERVDLSLGATPLSLLGLDYPSAADALKKLQAQADPARVNLLLSHVPAFAHDLLDGRIDLLLCGHTHGGQVRLPLITPFYLPRFSEPFVAGLYRVGPDTPLYVNRGIGTSLLPVRFLCPPEITLFELQAMS, from the coding sequence ATGGAAACCAGCGAAAATTTTAATCCTACGTCGGCGAAAACCCTGTCGCGACGCACTTTTCTGGCTGTGACGGGCCTGGGCGCGGGGGGCCTGGGCGCGGGCCTGGGCCGCGGCTTCTGGCACGAGCCCCAGGCCGTCCGGGTCGAGCACCTGCGGTTGCCCCTGGCCAAAATGACCGGCGGCGCCAGGGTGCGCTTCGTCCAGCTCTCGGATCTGCACATCCAGAGCTTTGAGTCCTATCACCGCAAAGTGGCGGATCTGGTCAACAACCTGGCCGCCGATCTCATTCTCATCACCGGAGACTTTCTCGACCGCGAACGCAACCTCGCGGCGGTACGGCAATTTGTCGAGCTGTTGCGGGCGCCGCGGGGCATCTTCGCGGTTCAGGGCAACTGGGAATACTGGGCGCGCATCGAAGGGGAAAATCTGCGCCAGGCTTTTGCCCGCTGGGGCGTGACGTTGCTCATCAACGAGCGCGTCGATCTGTCCCTCGGCGCAACGCCCCTCTCCCTTCTCGGGCTTGACTATCCGTCGGCGGCCGACGCCCTGAAAAAGCTCCAGGCGCAGGCCGACCCGGCGCGCGTCAACCTGCTGCTTTCCCATGTTCCGGCGTTTGCCCACGACCTGCTCGACGGCCGCATCGACCTGCTGCTCTGCGGCCATACCCACGGCGGCCAGGTGCGCCTGCCGCTGATCACGCCCTTTTACCTGCCGCGTTTTTCCGAGCCCTTTGTCGCCGGGCTCTACCGCGTCGGCCCCGACACGCCCCTCTATGTCAACCGCGGCATCGGCACCAGCCTGCTGCCGGTGCGCTTTCTCTGTCCGCCGGAAATCACCCTCTTCGAACTTCAGGCCATGAGCTGA
- a CDS encoding FprA family A-type flavoprotein: MSSSAEIRPDVFWVGARHPELEVFDELFPTRHGTTYNAYLVRGSEKIALIDTVKAMFTDEYLDKLQKLVPLSDIDVVVVNHAEPDHSGALGRLLEINPDIEVYCTRAGENFLRQIHEIPFRAHAVGDGEELSLGDKTLRFLLAPNLHWPDTMFTYLPEEDLLFSCDAFGAHYCGDGLYNDQVEDFSAEFHFYFDTIMRPFKSSIREATAKLDGLSITLLCPSHGPLLRRDPLKAIAAYREWSAPPPPSARKQVLLLTLSPHGNTRTMAGAVREGLEEGGAQVVEFGLVDLNDELVRDELEKADALVIGSPTINRDAPPPVWRVLSLLSSVTPKGKVGAVFGSFGWSGEAIKLIEERLRGLKFQLPVAGLSFRFSPTAKDMDACRDFGRKVAQSLAQAG, from the coding sequence ATGTCGAGTTCCGCCGAAATTCGTCCCGATGTGTTCTGGGTCGGGGCGCGCCATCCCGAGCTTGAGGTGTTCGACGAGCTTTTCCCGACCCGCCATGGTACCACGTACAACGCCTACCTGGTGCGCGGCTCGGAGAAGATCGCGCTGATCGATACGGTCAAGGCCATGTTCACCGACGAATACCTCGATAAGCTGCAGAAACTCGTGCCCCTCTCCGACATCGATGTGGTGGTGGTCAACCATGCCGAACCCGACCACTCCGGCGCCCTCGGGCGACTGCTGGAAATCAATCCCGACATCGAGGTCTACTGCACGCGCGCGGGAGAAAATTTCCTGCGCCAGATCCATGAGATTCCCTTTCGCGCCCATGCCGTCGGCGACGGCGAGGAGCTGAGCCTCGGCGACAAGACCCTGCGTTTTCTGCTCGCGCCCAACCTGCACTGGCCGGATACCATGTTCACCTATCTGCCCGAGGAGGATCTGCTGTTTTCCTGCGACGCCTTCGGCGCCCATTATTGCGGCGACGGGCTCTACAACGATCAGGTCGAGGATTTTTCCGCCGAATTCCATTTTTATTTCGACACGATCATGCGCCCCTTCAAATCCTCCATCCGCGAGGCGACGGCCAAGCTCGACGGATTGTCCATCACCCTGCTGTGCCCCTCCCATGGACCCCTGCTGCGGCGTGATCCCCTCAAGGCCATCGCCGCCTATCGCGAGTGGTCGGCGCCGCCGCCGCCGAGTGCGCGCAAGCAGGTGCTGCTGCTGACCCTCTCACCTCACGGCAACACCCGCACCATGGCGGGCGCGGTGCGCGAGGGGCTGGAAGAGGGCGGCGCGCAGGTCGTCGAATTCGGCCTGGTCGATCTCAACGATGAACTGGTGCGCGATGAACTGGAAAAGGCCGATGCCCTGGTCATCGGCTCACCGACCATCAACCGCGATGCCCCGCCGCCGGTGTGGCGGGTGTTGTCGCTGCTCTCCTCAGTGACGCCCAAGGGCAAGGTGGGCGCGGTGTTCGGCTCCTTCGGCTGGAGCGGTGAGGCGATCAAGCTCATCGAGGAGCGCCTGCGCGGTCTCAAATTCCAGTTGCCCGTGGCGGGGCTGTCGTTTCGCTTTTCGCCGACGGCCAAGGATATGGATGCCTGCCGCGACTTTGGCCGCAAGGTGGCGCAGAGCCTCGCGCAGGCCGGGTGA
- a CDS encoding NAD(P)H-quinone oxidoreductase: protein MKAVLLEGFGGLEVLKVGEVERPTPKQGEVLIKVMATSINRPDLVQREGKYPPPPGDSEILGLEVAGVIEEIGPEVIGWSKGERVMTLVGGGGYAEYAVAYASHLMRIPEAMSFEEAACVCESYITAFLNVFMIGELRDGQSAILHGGGGGVNTAGIQLAKALTPGAKLIVTAHPSKIARVKELGADLVIDFTQTPDFTEAVKEFTGKKGVHLILDHVGAKYLAPNMNSLGYTGKLVIIGVISGIKAELNLALMMVKRQQIIGSVLRSRPVAEKAEIVAEFTRRALPKFADRTIVPIIEKVFPLEEVVEAHRMMEEDRHFGKIVLKIQ from the coding sequence ATGAAAGCTGTTTTACTTGAGGGTTTCGGCGGACTGGAGGTGCTCAAGGTCGGCGAAGTGGAGCGCCCCACACCCAAGCAGGGCGAAGTGCTGATCAAGGTCATGGCCACCTCCATCAATCGCCCCGATCTGGTGCAGCGCGAGGGCAAATATCCGCCGCCCCCCGGCGACTCGGAGATTCTCGGCCTGGAAGTGGCGGGGGTCATCGAGGAAATCGGCCCCGAGGTCATCGGCTGGAGCAAGGGCGAGCGGGTCATGACCCTGGTCGGCGGCGGCGGCTATGCTGAATACGCCGTGGCCTACGCCAGCCATCTCATGCGCATCCCCGAGGCGATGAGCTTCGAGGAAGCGGCCTGCGTGTGCGAATCCTACATCACGGCCTTTCTCAACGTGTTCATGATCGGCGAGTTGCGCGACGGCCAGAGCGCCATCCTCCACGGTGGCGGCGGCGGCGTCAACACGGCGGGCATTCAACTGGCCAAGGCTCTGACCCCCGGCGCCAAGCTCATCGTCACCGCCCATCCGAGCAAGATCGCGCGGGTTAAGGAGTTGGGCGCCGATCTGGTCATCGACTTCACCCAGACCCCCGATTTCACCGAGGCGGTCAAGGAGTTCACCGGCAAGAAGGGCGTTCATCTGATTCTCGACCACGTGGGCGCCAAGTATCTGGCGCCCAACATGAACTCTCTGGGCTACACGGGCAAGCTGGTCATCATCGGCGTGATCAGCGGCATCAAGGCCGAGCTCAACCTCGCCCTGATGATGGTCAAGCGCCAGCAGATCATCGGCTCGGTGCTACGGTCGCGCCCGGTGGCGGAAAAAGCCGAAATCGTCGCCGAGTTCACCCGGCGCGCCCTGCCCAAATTCGCCGACCGCACCATCGTGCCCATCATCGAGAAGGTCTTTCCCCTCGAAGAGGTGGTGGAGGCTCACCGCATGATGGAAGAGGATCGCCACTTCGGCAAGATCGTGCTGAAAATTCAGTAA
- the gdhA gene encoding NADP-specific glutamate dehydrogenase produces the protein MTIQLDEKVETIYQEVLQRNPGETEFHQAVREVLECLGPVLVKHPEFTQHKIIERICEPERQIIFRVPWQDDKGQVQINRGFRVQFNSALGPYKGGLRFHPSVYLGIIKFLGFEQIFKNSLTGLPIGGGKGGSDFDPKGKSDDEIMRFCQSFMTELYRHLGEYTDVPAGDIGVGGREIGYMFGQYKRLTNRYELGVLTGKGLNYGGSLVRTEATGYGATFFVDEMLKARGDSFEGKTCVVSGSGNVAIYTIEKITQLGGKVVACSDSGGYVYHEAGIDLELVQQLKEIERRRIKDYVNYHKDAKFVEAGNIWKVPCQVAMPSATQNEINGKDARTLVQNGCIAVGEGANMPTTPEGVRVFLEAGIAYGPGKAANAGGVATSALEMQQNASRDSWTFEYTEQRLQQIMKNIHDLCYETAEEYGTPGNYVNGANIAGFIKVAKAMVALGLV, from the coding sequence ATGACCATTCAACTCGATGAAAAAGTCGAAACGATTTACCAGGAAGTGCTGCAGCGCAACCCGGGAGAAACCGAGTTTCACCAGGCCGTGCGCGAGGTGCTCGAATGTCTCGGACCGGTGCTGGTCAAGCACCCCGAGTTTACCCAGCACAAGATCATCGAGCGCATCTGCGAACCCGAGCGCCAGATCATCTTTCGCGTGCCCTGGCAGGACGACAAGGGCCAGGTGCAGATCAACCGCGGTTTCCGCGTGCAGTTCAACAGCGCGCTGGGCCCCTACAAGGGCGGTCTGCGTTTCCACCCCTCGGTGTATCTGGGCATCATCAAATTTCTCGGTTTCGAGCAGATCTTCAAGAACAGCCTCACCGGCTTGCCCATCGGTGGCGGCAAGGGCGGTTCGGACTTCGACCCCAAGGGTAAGTCCGACGACGAAATCATGCGTTTCTGCCAGAGCTTCATGACCGAACTCTATCGTCATCTCGGCGAGTACACCGACGTGCCGGCCGGCGACATCGGCGTCGGCGGGCGCGAAATCGGTTACATGTTCGGCCAGTACAAGCGCCTCACCAACCGCTATGAGTTGGGCGTGCTCACCGGCAAGGGCCTCAACTACGGCGGCTCGCTGGTGCGCACCGAGGCCACGGGCTACGGCGCGACCTTTTTCGTCGACGAAATGCTCAAGGCGCGCGGCGATTCCTTCGAGGGCAAGACCTGCGTGGTGTCGGGCTCGGGCAACGTGGCCATCTACACCATCGAGAAGATCACCCAGCTTGGCGGCAAGGTGGTGGCCTGCTCCGATTCGGGCGGCTATGTCTATCACGAGGCGGGCATCGATCTGGAACTGGTGCAGCAGCTCAAGGAAATCGAGCGGCGCCGCATCAAGGATTATGTGAATTATCACAAGGACGCCAAGTTCGTCGAGGCGGGCAACATCTGGAAGGTGCCCTGCCAGGTGGCCATGCCCTCGGCCACCCAGAACGAAATCAACGGCAAGGACGCCAGGACCCTGGTGCAGAATGGCTGCATCGCCGTCGGCGAGGGGGCCAACATGCCCACCACGCCCGAAGGCGTGCGCGTGTTTCTCGAAGCCGGCATCGCCTATGGCCCCGGTAAGGCGGCCAACGCCGGCGGCGTGGCGACCAGCGCCCTGGAAATGCAGCAGAACGCCAGCCGCGACTCCTGGACCTTCGAGTACACCGAGCAGCGCCTGCAGCAGATTATGAAGAACATCCACGATCTGTGCTACGAAACCGCCGAGGAATACGGCACCCCCGGCAACTACGTCAACGGCGCCAACATCGCCGGATTCATCAAGGTCGCCAAGGCCATGGTCGCCCTGGGCCTGGTCTGA
- the priA gene encoding replication restart helicase PriA, with amino-acid sequence MPPGNNGAGGAAQVQVASVAVLAPLEKPLTYLVPPDLRDRVWPGQRVRVPLGRRQALGVVLQVGPGGGEELRPLLAALDSEPLLQAELLTFLRRTAAYYHHPLGEVLRTALPAGLAGLEAGVGILSQRYYRALPGELQPRGARQRELLAWLRARGETPLARIAEEFPSPYALLKRLVEQGLLGVREGEKRRDPFFDQPVPPDPRPEPSFDQAQALNALLAQLAARRFAPFLLHGVTGSGKTEVYLRAIAAALETGRQALVLVPEIALTPQLVGRFRARFQGGPWQVAVLHSGLSDGERYDAWRTIARGEAQIVIGARSAVFAPLPDPGIIVVDEEHEGSYKQGEGLRYHARDLALLRGQMADALVVLGSATPSLTSFHRTRAAAMHYLPLASRVLDRPLPQVQLIDLGGQRLEGALAPRLREALRDNLARREQSVLLLNRRGFAPYLLCRECGATFRCPNCEITLTYYQSSRRLRCHYCDFVQRPPERCPGCGGGRIEPEGVGTERLEEELATAFPGARLARMDRDTTSRKGSHQQLVGAMEQGAIDILVGTQMVAKGHDFPGVTLVGVIGADAGLNFPDFRSAERTFALLTQVAGRAGRGAQPGRVLIQTYAPSHHAVACAARHDYLGFYEQEIAFRRELGYPPFGHLVNLVLAGREPLRVEHGAAELAEELRRAGAQGEVEVLGPAPCPLFRLRGKTRVQILLKAAARAPLHRLLGLLQALRRKLPRTLSLVVDVDPLDML; translated from the coding sequence ATGCCGCCTGGGAACAACGGGGCGGGCGGAGCGGCGCAGGTTCAGGTCGCCTCGGTGGCGGTGCTGGCGCCCCTGGAGAAACCTTTGACCTACCTGGTGCCGCCGGATTTGCGCGACCGGGTGTGGCCCGGTCAGCGGGTGCGCGTTCCCCTGGGGCGGCGTCAGGCGCTAGGCGTGGTGCTCCAGGTCGGCCCCGGCGGCGGCGAGGAGTTGCGCCCGCTGCTTGCCGCCCTCGATTCCGAACCCCTGCTGCAAGCTGAGCTGTTGACCTTTCTGCGGCGCACCGCCGCCTACTATCATCATCCCCTGGGCGAGGTGTTACGCACCGCCCTGCCCGCCGGTCTTGCCGGCCTCGAAGCGGGAGTGGGCATTCTTTCCCAGCGGTACTACCGAGCCCTGCCGGGCGAGCTTCAGCCGCGCGGGGCGCGGCAGCGTGAGTTGCTGGCCTGGCTGCGCGCGCGGGGAGAAACGCCGCTGGCGCGCATCGCCGAAGAGTTTCCTTCCCCCTACGCCCTGCTCAAACGTCTCGTCGAGCAGGGCTTGCTCGGTGTGCGCGAGGGCGAAAAGCGCCGCGATCCCTTTTTCGATCAGCCGGTGCCGCCGGATCCGCGCCCCGAGCCAAGCTTCGACCAGGCTCAGGCCCTGAATGCACTGCTCGCCCAACTCGCGGCGCGGCGCTTTGCGCCTTTTTTGCTGCATGGCGTAACCGGCAGCGGCAAGACCGAAGTCTATCTGCGGGCCATCGCCGCGGCCCTCGAGACCGGCCGCCAGGCGCTGGTGCTGGTGCCGGAAATCGCCCTGACGCCGCAACTGGTCGGGCGCTTTCGCGCGCGGTTTCAGGGTGGCCCCTGGCAGGTGGCGGTGCTCCATTCGGGGCTCTCCGATGGGGAGCGCTACGATGCCTGGCGCACCATTGCCCGCGGCGAGGCGCAAATCGTCATCGGCGCCCGCTCGGCGGTTTTCGCGCCGTTGCCCGACCCGGGCATCATCGTGGTCGACGAAGAGCATGAAGGCAGCTACAAGCAGGGCGAGGGACTGCGCTACCATGCCCGCGACCTCGCCCTGCTGCGCGGGCAGATGGCGGATGCCCTGGTGGTGCTGGGCAGCGCCACGCCGTCGCTGACCAGCTTCCATCGCACCCGCGCGGCCGCCATGCACTATCTGCCGCTGGCCTCGCGGGTTCTTGATCGCCCCCTGCCGCAGGTGCAGCTGATCGACCTCGGCGGGCAGCGCCTCGAGGGCGCCCTGGCGCCGCGGCTACGCGAGGCGCTGCGCGACAACCTGGCCCGCCGCGAGCAATCCGTGTTGCTGCTCAACCGTCGCGGCTTTGCCCCCTATCTGCTGTGCCGAGAATGCGGCGCCACCTTCCGTTGTCCCAATTGTGAAATCACCCTGACTTACTACCAGTCGAGCCGCCGTTTGCGCTGTCATTATTGCGATTTCGTCCAGCGGCCGCCCGAGCGCTGCCCGGGATGCGGCGGCGGGCGGATCGAGCCCGAAGGTGTCGGCACCGAGCGGCTCGAGGAGGAGCTTGCCACCGCCTTCCCCGGGGCGCGTCTGGCCCGCATGGACCGGGACACGACCAGCCGCAAGGGTTCTCACCAGCAGCTGGTCGGCGCCATGGAGCAGGGGGCCATCGATATTCTGGTCGGTACGCAGATGGTGGCCAAGGGCCATGATTTTCCGGGCGTCACCCTGGTCGGGGTGATCGGCGCCGACGCCGGTTTGAATTTCCCCGATTTTCGCAGCGCCGAGCGCACCTTCGCCCTGCTCACCCAGGTCGCCGGCCGCGCCGGGCGCGGCGCGCAGCCCGGTCGCGTGCTCATCCAGACCTATGCCCCGAGCCATCACGCCGTGGCCTGCGCCGCGCGCCACGATTATCTGGGCTTCTATGAGCAGGAAATCGCCTTTCGTCGCGAGTTGGGCTATCCTCCCTTCGGCCATCTCGTCAACCTGGTGCTGGCCGGCCGGGAGCCGCTGCGAGTGGAGCACGGCGCCGCCGAACTCGCCGAGGAACTGCGTCGCGCCGGCGCCCAAGGCGAGGTCGAGGTTCTCGGTCCCGCCCCCTGTCCCCTCTTTCGCCTGCGCGGCAAAACCCGCGTCCAGATCCTGCTCAAGGCCGCCGCGCGCGCTCCCCTGCACCGTCTGCTCGGCCTGCTCCAGGCACTGCGCCGCAAGCTGCCCCGCACTCTGAGCCTGGTCGTTGACGTGGATCCCCTGGACATGCTTTGA
- a CDS encoding PEP/pyruvate-binding domain-containing protein → MTAEKVTTGLPGLDEVLDGLRLGDNVVLSVDHIDEYRRFVEPFAASALAAGRPLIYMRFGSHAPLLDARPGLVIHELDPRGGFESFAVRIHTLITEAGRGAFYVFDSLSDLLSAWATDQMVGNFFWVTCPYLFELDTIAYFALIRDYHSLKTVARIRDTTQILLDVLTDEGHVHVHPLKVWQRHSPTMFLPHRQEGERFVPLADSYHATHLLSRFAPSTPDTARRHLDHWYRLFLQAEELAENAGESARYRDMVRHLCRHMMGQDERMLALARATFSLQDLLAVKSRMIGTGFIGGKAVGMLLARDILLNDPEFDWSAHLEPHDSFFVGSNVYYTYIVHNGFWKLYVRQKTPEGYFEAAAELRAKMLEGSFPEDIRAGFQQMLEYYGQYPIIVRSSSLLEDGFGNAFAGKYDSFFRVNQGSPEERLAQFEDAVRRIYASAMSEDALAYRRQRGLEHLDEQMALLVQRVSGAYRGHWYFPELAGVGVSYNTFVWDKGMDPRAGMLRLVLGLGTRAVDRVEGDYPRLVALDAPLKRPHKGLEDARRFLQRDVDLLDVHSNNLETIPLLRLANVDTGLPLDLFAVRDEEITQRLEERGRKGQKAWLLTFDRLLAETPFCGLMQRLLKTLERAYDYPVDVEFTVNFCDQERPRINVVQCRPLQTRGERQRVEIPEHRDDRDLLLRSEGNFMGGNVSLPLKQIIWVDAEGYSRLPLSDKYEVARLVGRLNRRIRREEEPTLLMGPGRWGSSTPSLGVPITFAEINNMAALAEVAFSSEGLMPELSFGSHFFQDLVEADIFYLALFPEARNVFLNRAWMARQPNALEGLMPASSRFKGVVKIIRAGERPLQLLADVVSQRLVCMLA, encoded by the coding sequence ATGACTGCCGAAAAAGTGACCACCGGCCTGCCCGGCCTGGATGAGGTGCTCGACGGCCTGCGCCTGGGCGACAACGTGGTCTTGAGCGTCGATCATATCGACGAATACCGCCGTTTCGTCGAACCCTTCGCCGCGAGCGCCCTCGCCGCGGGCCGCCCCCTGATCTACATGCGCTTCGGCAGCCATGCGCCGCTCCTCGATGCGCGTCCCGGCCTGGTCATCCATGAACTTGATCCGCGCGGCGGTTTTGAGTCCTTCGCGGTGCGCATCCATACCCTGATCACCGAGGCCGGGCGCGGCGCCTTCTACGTCTTCGACTCGCTCTCCGACCTGCTCTCGGCCTGGGCGACGGATCAGATGGTGGGCAACTTCTTCTGGGTCACCTGCCCCTATCTGTTTGAGCTCGACACCATCGCCTATTTCGCCCTGATCCGCGACTACCATTCCCTCAAGACCGTCGCCCGCATCCGCGACACCACCCAGATTCTGCTCGACGTCCTGACCGACGAGGGGCACGTTCACGTGCATCCCCTCAAGGTCTGGCAGCGGCACAGCCCGACCATGTTCCTGCCCCATCGCCAGGAGGGCGAGCGCTTCGTGCCCCTGGCCGACAGCTACCACGCCACCCACCTGCTGAGCCGCTTCGCCCCTTCGACCCCCGACACCGCCCGGCGCCATCTCGACCACTGGTACCGGCTGTTTCTGCAGGCCGAGGAACTGGCCGAGAACGCCGGCGAAAGCGCGCGGTACCGCGACATGGTGCGCCATCTGTGCCGCCACATGATGGGGCAGGACGAACGCATGCTCGCCCTGGCGCGGGCGACTTTTTCCCTGCAGGACCTGCTCGCCGTCAAGTCGCGCATGATCGGCACCGGCTTCATCGGCGGCAAGGCGGTGGGCATGCTGCTGGCGCGCGACATCCTGCTCAACGACCCGGAGTTCGACTGGTCGGCGCACCTTGAGCCCCATGATTCGTTTTTCGTCGGCTCCAACGTCTATTACACCTACATCGTTCACAACGGCTTCTGGAAACTCTACGTGCGCCAAAAAACCCCCGAGGGCTACTTCGAAGCAGCCGCCGAGCTGCGCGCGAAAATGCTCGAGGGCAGCTTTCCCGAGGATATTCGCGCCGGCTTCCAGCAGATGCTCGAATATTACGGCCAGTATCCCATCATCGTGCGCTCCAGCTCGCTGCTCGAGGACGGTTTCGGCAACGCCTTCGCCGGCAAGTACGACAGCTTCTTCCGCGTCAATCAGGGCAGCCCCGAGGAGCGCCTGGCCCAGTTCGAGGACGCCGTGCGCCGCATCTACGCCAGCGCCATGAGCGAGGACGCGCTGGCCTACCGCCGTCAGCGCGGCCTGGAACATCTCGACGAGCAGATGGCGCTGCTCGTCCAGCGCGTCTCGGGCGCCTACCGCGGCCACTGGTACTTCCCCGAGTTGGCCGGGGTCGGCGTGTCCTACAACACTTTCGTCTGGGACAAGGGCATGGATCCGCGCGCCGGCATGCTACGCCTGGTGCTGGGCCTCGGGACACGCGCCGTCGATCGGGTGGAGGGCGACTATCCGCGCCTGGTGGCCCTCGACGCCCCCCTCAAGCGGCCGCACAAGGGCCTCGAGGACGCGCGGCGCTTTCTGCAGCGCGACGTGGATCTGCTCGATGTCCACAGCAACAACCTCGAAACCATCCCCCTGCTGCGCCTGGCCAACGTCGACACCGGCCTACCCCTCGATCTCTTCGCCGTGCGCGACGAGGAGATCACTCAGCGCCTCGAAGAGCGCGGCCGCAAGGGGCAAAAAGCCTGGCTGCTGACCTTCGACCGGCTGCTTGCCGAGACGCCCTTCTGTGGCCTCATGCAGCGCCTGCTCAAGACCCTGGAGCGGGCTTACGACTATCCCGTGGATGTGGAGTTCACCGTCAACTTCTGCGACCAGGAGCGCCCGCGGATCAACGTCGTGCAGTGCCGCCCCCTGCAGACCCGCGGGGAGCGCCAGCGCGTGGAGATTCCCGAACACAGGGATGATCGGGATTTGTTGCTGCGCAGCGAGGGCAATTTCATGGGCGGCAATGTCAGCCTGCCCCTCAAGCAGATCATCTGGGTGGATGCCGAGGGCTACAGCCGCCTGCCGCTCAGCGACAAGTACGAGGTGGCGCGCCTGGTGGGACGCCTCAACCGCCGCATCCGCCGCGAGGAGGAACCGACCCTGCTCATGGGGCCGGGCCGCTGGGGCAGCAGCACGCCCTCCCTGGGCGTGCCCATCACCTTCGCCGAGATCAACAACATGGCGGCCCTGGCCGAGGTGGCCTTCAGCAGCGAGGGCCTGATGCCGGAGCTCTCCTTCGGTTCGCACTTCTTTCAGGACCTGGTCGAGGCCGACATCTTCTACCTGGCCCTGTTCCCCGAGGCGCGCAACGTATTTCTCAACCGCGCCTGGATGGCCCGACAGCCCAACGCCCTGGAAGGCTTGATGCCCGCCAGCAGCCGCTTCAAGGGCGTGGTCAAGATCATCCGCGCGGGCGAGCGTCCCCTGCAACTGCTCGCCGACGTGGTCAGCCAGCGACTGGTCTGCATGCTGGCCTGA